In Pseudomonas sp. DNDY-54, a genomic segment contains:
- a CDS encoding ArsJ-associated glyceraldehyde-3-phosphate dehydrogenase, translated as MTIKVGINGFGRIGRLALRAAWSWPELEFVRINDPAGDAATHAHLLNFDSVHGRWQHEAGSDGDCVVIDGKRVQVTANKAIADTNWSDCDLVIEASGKMKTVAVLQGYLDQGVKRIVVSAPVKEAGALNIVMGVNDQLFDPAQHRIVTAASCTTNCLAPVVKVIHEHLGIRHGSITTIHDLTNTQSILDQPHKDLRRARASGMSLIPTTTGSATAIAEIFPELRGKLNGHAVRVPLANASLTDCVFEVERETSVEEVNRLLQAAANEGPLKGILGYEERPLVSIDYRTDPRSSIIDALSTMVVNGTQVKLYAWYDNEWGYANRTVELARMVGLAE; from the coding sequence ATGACTATCAAAGTAGGCATCAACGGTTTCGGACGCATCGGGCGTCTGGCGCTTCGCGCCGCCTGGAGCTGGCCCGAGCTGGAATTCGTTCGGATCAACGATCCGGCCGGCGACGCGGCCACCCATGCGCACCTGCTGAACTTCGATTCAGTCCACGGCCGCTGGCAGCACGAAGCGGGCAGCGACGGCGATTGCGTCGTGATCGATGGCAAGCGGGTCCAGGTCACCGCGAACAAGGCCATTGCGGATACCAACTGGTCCGACTGCGATCTGGTGATCGAAGCCAGCGGCAAGATGAAGACGGTTGCGGTGCTGCAAGGCTATCTGGACCAAGGCGTAAAACGGATCGTGGTCAGCGCGCCGGTCAAGGAAGCGGGAGCGCTCAACATTGTCATGGGCGTTAATGATCAGCTATTCGATCCGGCGCAGCATCGCATCGTCACTGCAGCCTCGTGCACGACAAACTGCCTTGCACCGGTGGTCAAGGTTATTCACGAACACTTAGGCATCCGCCATGGTTCGATCACCACCATCCACGACCTGACCAACACCCAAAGCATCCTCGATCAACCCCACAAGGACCTGCGGCGGGCTCGCGCCTCGGGGATGAGCCTGATCCCGACCACGACGGGTTCGGCAACTGCCATCGCGGAGATCTTTCCCGAACTGCGCGGCAAGCTCAATGGCCATGCCGTGCGCGTGCCGCTGGCAAACGCGTCGCTCACTGACTGCGTGTTCGAGGTGGAACGGGAGACGAGCGTCGAGGAGGTCAATCGGCTCTTGCAGGCTGCTGCAAACGAAGGCCCGCTCAAGGGGATCCTGGGTTACGAGGAGCGTCCGCTGGTTTCCATCGACTACCGCACCGACCCGCGCTCTTCGATCATCGATGCGCTATCAACGATGGTCGTCAACGGTACTCAAGTGAAGCTCTATGCCTGGTACGACAATGAGTGGGGCTATGCCAATCGCACCGTGGAGCTGGCACGCATGGTCGGCCTGGCCGAGTAA
- the arsJ gene encoding organoarsenical effux MFS transporter ArsJ, which produces MHALSRLAPEVRQYLLVTGNYWAFTLTDGALRMLVVLHFHALGYTPLQIAALFLFYEIFGVITNLVGGYLGARLGLNRTMNIGLAMQVVALLMLTVPAAWLTIPWVMAAQALSGIAKDLNKMSAKSSIKLLVPDGQQGTLYKWVAILTGSKNALKGVGFFLGGALLAGVGFRGSLVTMAGALALIWIASLFLLKKDLGKAKAKPKFRELLSKSRAINFLSAARLFLFGARDVWFVVALPVYLSSVFGWDFWQVGGFLALWVIGYGVIQSLAPAITGKRRGQVPDGRAAFIWALLLAGLPAGIALGLGAGFSPQVVLIGGLLLFGALFAVNSSLHSYLIVSYAKADGVSLDVGFYYMSNAMGRLLGTVLSGWVYQRYGLEACLWISSAFVLLAALISMGLPRHLQEDPFTR; this is translated from the coding sequence ATGCACGCCCTCTCCCGCCTCGCGCCAGAGGTTCGCCAGTATCTCTTGGTGACCGGTAATTATTGGGCCTTCACCCTGACCGACGGCGCGTTGCGGATGCTGGTCGTGCTGCACTTCCATGCGCTGGGCTATACACCGTTGCAGATCGCCGCCCTGTTTCTCTTCTACGAGATATTCGGCGTTATCACCAACCTGGTCGGTGGTTACCTGGGGGCGCGGCTCGGTCTCAACCGCACCATGAACATCGGTCTGGCGATGCAGGTGGTGGCGCTGCTCATGCTCACGGTCCCCGCCGCATGGCTGACGATTCCTTGGGTGATGGCTGCCCAAGCGCTGTCGGGCATCGCCAAGGACCTGAACAAGATGAGCGCCAAGAGCTCGATCAAGCTGCTGGTGCCGGATGGTCAACAGGGCACGCTATACAAGTGGGTGGCGATTCTCACTGGGTCGAAGAATGCACTTAAAGGCGTCGGGTTCTTTCTGGGCGGAGCCTTGCTTGCCGGTGTCGGGTTTCGCGGTTCCCTGGTGACCATGGCAGGGGCACTGGCGTTGATCTGGATCGCCAGCCTGTTCCTCTTGAAGAAAGACCTGGGCAAGGCCAAGGCAAAACCCAAGTTCCGCGAGTTGCTGTCGAAGAGCCGCGCCATCAACTTCCTGTCAGCTGCGCGGCTGTTTCTGTTTGGCGCGCGTGACGTCTGGTTCGTGGTCGCGCTGCCGGTTTACCTGTCTTCCGTATTCGGCTGGGATTTCTGGCAGGTCGGAGGCTTCCTCGCCCTCTGGGTGATCGGCTACGGCGTTATTCAGTCGCTCGCACCGGCCATTACTGGCAAGCGCCGCGGCCAGGTCCCCGATGGGCGCGCAGCCTTCATTTGGGCGCTGCTGCTGGCCGGTCTGCCAGCGGGTATTGCGCTGGGGCTGGGCGCCGGCTTCTCGCCGCAGGTCGTGTTAATCGGCGGGCTTCTGCTGTTTGGCGCGCTGTTCGCGGTCAATTCGTCGTTGCACAGTTACCTCATCGTGTCCTATGCCAAGGCCGACGGCGTATCGCTGGATGTCGGCTTTTACTACATGTCCAACGCGATGGGCCGGCTGCTGGGCACAGTGCTGTCGGGCTGGGTTTATCAGCGCTACGGCCTGGAAGCCTGCCTCTGGATTTCCAGCGCCTTCGTGCTGCTTGCGGCGCTGATTTCGATGGGTCTGCCGCGACACCTTCAGGAAGACCCATTCACTCGCTGA
- a CDS encoding copper-binding protein has protein sequence MKIRLILATFAALSQPAVADSTMPREVDSNPSQASSVVSATAHASGTLQAVDRETGELTIAHGPVPALKWPAMTMDFKAPPEQLQELKVGDRVQFAFSVEDMSRILHIQPES, from the coding sequence ATGAAAATCCGATTGATCCTCGCCACCTTCGCGGCGCTCAGTCAGCCTGCGGTCGCTGACAGCACGATGCCGCGCGAGGTGGACAGCAACCCTTCGCAGGCAAGCTCGGTAGTGTCTGCCACAGCGCATGCCAGCGGAACGCTTCAGGCAGTCGATCGCGAGACTGGCGAGCTGACTATCGCGCACGGCCCCGTCCCGGCGCTCAAATGGCCGGCCATGACCATGGACTTCAAGGCACCGCCTGAGCAACTGCAGGAGCTCAAGGTGGGTGACAGGGTGCAGTTCGCGTTCAGCGTGGAGGATATGAGTCGGATTCTGCACATTCAGCCCGAATCCTGA